A genomic region of Enterococcus sp. 12C11_DIV0727 contains the following coding sequences:
- the trhA gene encoding PAQR family membrane homeostasis protein TrhA, translated as MEKAKFSRKYMILNEVLNAVTHGIGASLSIAGLVILLVKGARLGSAVHVVSYAIYGSTLILLFLSSTLFHSLIFTRAKKVFQVFDHSSIFLLIAGSYTPFCLLSIKGWLGWLLFVLIWVMAISGVVYKSLTLHKQETVKNVSTVIYIIMGWLCITAAKPLYDSLGPTGIALLVAGGVSYTLGAAFYSLKSVRFMHVVWHLFVMLGAGFMFFSILLYT; from the coding sequence TTGGAAAAAGCAAAATTCTCGAGAAAATATATGATTTTAAATGAAGTACTTAATGCAGTTACTCACGGGATTGGGGCTAGTTTAAGTATTGCAGGATTAGTGATTTTGTTAGTCAAGGGTGCAAGGCTTGGTTCAGCTGTTCATGTTGTTTCCTATGCTATTTATGGTTCAACATTGATTCTGTTATTCCTATCCTCAACTTTATTTCACAGTTTGATTTTTACTAGAGCTAAGAAAGTCTTCCAGGTCTTCGACCATAGTTCGATTTTCTTATTGATTGCTGGTAGCTATACACCATTTTGCTTATTGAGCATCAAGGGTTGGTTAGGCTGGCTATTGTTTGTTCTTATTTGGGTCATGGCAATCAGTGGAGTTGTCTACAAATCTTTAACACTTCATAAACAAGAGACAGTAAAAAATGTTTCAACGGTCATTTACATTATTATGGGCTGGCTTTGTATTACAGCAGCAAAACCTTTATATGATTCTTTAGGGCCTACTGGAATAGCTTTATTAGTGGCTGGAGGCGTTTCTTATACATTAGGTGCTGCCTTTTATAGTTTAAAGAGCGTTCGCTTCATGCATGTAGTTTGGCATTTGTTCGTAATGTTAGGAGCAGGATTCATGTTCTTTTCAATTTTACTTTATACTTAA
- the rnz gene encoding ribonuclease Z translates to MELQFLGTGAGVPAKHRNVSSIALKLLDERNAVWLFDCGEGTQLQILKSNIRPRKIEKIFITHLHGDHIFGLPGLLSSRSFQGGNEKLEIYGPVGIADYVRTALKVSQTRLSYELKFVEITKADTVFSDKQFIVSCLPLDHGIASFGYRIVEADHEGELQVEKLAALNVPSGPIYGKIKRGESVTLPDGTVINGKDFVGEKKLGRIVTILGDTRKTKNSVSLAEDADVLVHESTFNKEEEKMAKAYYHSTSHQAAQVALEADAKKLILTHISARYLTGDIIQLENEAKEIFRNTKIVKDMEIIEIPFRNE, encoded by the coding sequence ATGGAATTACAATTTTTAGGTACAGGCGCTGGGGTTCCAGCAAAACATCGTAATGTGAGTAGCATTGCTCTGAAATTATTAGACGAAAGGAATGCAGTTTGGTTGTTTGACTGTGGCGAAGGAACACAATTACAAATTTTAAAAAGTAACATTCGTCCAAGAAAAATCGAGAAAATTTTTATCACTCATTTACACGGCGACCATATTTTTGGTCTACCAGGCTTATTAAGTAGTCGCTCGTTCCAAGGCGGCAATGAAAAACTAGAGATTTACGGACCAGTTGGAATTGCCGACTATGTGAGAACGGCACTAAAAGTTTCCCAAACGCGACTTTCATATGAATTGAAGTTTGTTGAAATCACAAAAGCAGACACAGTCTTTTCTGACAAACAATTTATAGTGTCTTGTCTACCATTAGACCATGGGATTGCTAGCTTCGGTTACCGGATTGTTGAAGCGGATCATGAAGGGGAATTACAAGTAGAAAAATTAGCAGCTTTAAACGTCCCTTCAGGACCGATATACGGAAAAATCAAACGAGGAGAATCTGTAACCTTACCTGATGGAACGGTGATTAACGGAAAAGACTTCGTTGGTGAGAAAAAACTTGGTAGAATCGTCACTATTTTAGGTGATACAAGAAAAACCAAAAATAGTGTATCTCTTGCAGAGGACGCCGATGTGCTCGTTCATGAAAGCACCTTTAATAAAGAAGAAGAAAAAATGGCAAAAGCTTATTATCATTCGACGAGTCATCAGGCCGCCCAAGTTGCTCTGGAAGCCGACGCGAAAAAATTAATATTGACACATATCAGTGCTCGATACTTAACAGGGGACATTATCCAATTAGAAAATGAAGCCAAAGAAATTTTTCGAAACACTAAGATTGTTAAAGACATGGAGATTATCGAGATCCCTTTTAGAAATGAGTAA
- a CDS encoding SDR family NAD(P)-dependent oxidoreductase, giving the protein MIKGQALADKVVVVTGGSAGLGEQICYEAAKQGAIVVVCARRINLIGKVKETCEELSGKLAHSFQLDIADPDNVETVFEKIQTEVGPIDVLVNNAGFGLFENFIDTDLAIARNMFEVNVLGMMVFTQKAAIQMAERGTGHIMNVASMAGKMATAKSTIYSATKFAVLGFSNALRLELRPLGISVTTVNPGPIETEFFDKADPTGNYLASVDLFVLEPTKLAKEIVNAMGTSKREINRPRIMEAASRLYTLFPYLGDLLAGGVLNKK; this is encoded by the coding sequence ATGATTAAAGGACAAGCGTTAGCTGACAAAGTTGTTGTTGTAACGGGTGGTTCAGCAGGGTTAGGCGAACAAATTTGTTACGAAGCAGCAAAACAAGGAGCCATCGTAGTTGTTTGTGCTAGAAGAATCAATTTGATTGGAAAAGTGAAAGAAACGTGTGAAGAACTGAGTGGGAAATTGGCTCATTCATTCCAATTAGACATTGCCGATCCTGACAATGTTGAGACTGTTTTTGAGAAAATTCAGACGGAAGTTGGCCCCATTGATGTACTAGTCAACAATGCTGGCTTTGGACTATTTGAAAATTTCATCGATACAGATTTAGCGATTGCTAGAAACATGTTTGAAGTAAATGTTCTAGGCATGATGGTCTTCACTCAAAAAGCTGCGATTCAAATGGCTGAAAGAGGGACTGGCCATATAATGAATGTAGCCTCGATGGCTGGAAAAATGGCCACAGCAAAATCAACTATTTACTCTGCTACTAAATTTGCTGTCCTAGGTTTTTCAAATGCTTTACGTTTAGAACTAAGACCATTAGGAATCTCAGTTACGACCGTTAATCCGGGCCCAATCGAAACTGAATTTTTTGATAAAGCGGATCCTACTGGCAATTATCTAGCTTCTGTGGATCTATTCGTTTTAGAACCTACTAAATTAGCTAAAGAAATTGTGAATGCAATGGGCACCTCGAAACGTGAAATCAATCGCCCGCGCATCATGGAAGCCGCTTCCCGGCTGTATACTTTATTTCCATATTTAGGTGATTTATTAGCTGGCGGAGTACTAAACAAAAAATAA
- a CDS encoding adenine phosphoribosyltransferase has translation MNLKDYIASIPDYPEKGVIFRDISPLMANGEAYREATKQIVDYAKEKRIDMVVGPEARGFIVGCPVAYELGVGFAPVRKKGKLPRETIEVTYDLEYGTDTLTLHKDAITPGQRVLICDDLLATGGTIKATVELIESLGGIVVGCAFLIELMDLHGRDKIKDYEIVTLMEY, from the coding sequence ATGAATTTAAAAGATTATATTGCTAGTATTCCAGATTATCCAGAAAAAGGAGTTATCTTTAGAGATATCTCACCATTGATGGCCAATGGCGAGGCCTATCGTGAAGCAACAAAACAAATCGTTGATTATGCGAAAGAAAAAAGAATTGATATGGTCGTAGGCCCTGAAGCGCGCGGTTTTATTGTCGGGTGTCCAGTCGCATATGAATTAGGTGTCGGCTTTGCTCCAGTCCGTAAAAAAGGAAAGTTACCACGCGAAACGATTGAAGTAACTTATGATTTGGAATATGGGACTGATACATTAACTCTTCATAAAGATGCCATCACTCCTGGTCAACGAGTATTGATTTGTGATGACTTATTGGCAACAGGTGGTACCATCAAGGCAACGGTTGAGTTAATCGAATCATTAGGTGGTATCGTAGTCGGTTGTGCTTTTCTAATTGAATTGATGGACTTACATGGACGCGATAAAATCAAGGATTATGAAATTGTGACATTGATGGAATATTAA
- the msrA gene encoding peptide-methionine (S)-S-oxide reductase MsrA, with product MNEKAIFAGGCFWCMIQPFDTQPGINSVTSGYTGGHVVNPTYEQVLSHTTGHTEAVEIDFDPEIMPYEKLVEIYWQQTDPTDALGQFEDRGDNYRPVIFYTNEQQKKIAEDSRQNLQESGRFNEPIVTTIEPAAIFYPAEDYHQDFYQKDPERYKDAHLNRENFIKENW from the coding sequence ATGAATGAAAAAGCCATTTTTGCTGGCGGGTGCTTTTGGTGTATGATCCAACCATTTGATACACAGCCCGGCATCAATTCAGTAACCTCAGGCTATACAGGTGGTCATGTTGTTAATCCAACTTATGAACAAGTGTTAAGTCATACAACTGGGCATACAGAAGCAGTTGAAATTGACTTTGATCCTGAGATTATGCCCTATGAAAAGCTAGTAGAGATCTACTGGCAGCAAACAGATCCGACAGATGCTTTAGGTCAGTTTGAGGATCGTGGGGATAATTATCGGCCAGTTATTTTTTATACCAATGAGCAACAGAAAAAGATTGCAGAAGATAGTCGGCAAAACTTACAAGAAAGTGGCCGCTTTAATGAACCCATTGTAACAACGATTGAGCCTGCAGCTATTTTTTATCCAGCTGAAGACTATCATCAAGACTTCTATCAAAAAGATCCTGAACGTTACAAAGACGCCCATCTTAATCGAGAAAATTTTATAAAAGAAAATTGGTGA
- a CDS encoding SGNH/GDSL hydrolase family protein, with the protein MKLFFKKNGASVALLILTIIGVFLLLIVAVPKAKPILGTGAKQTVKSETKEVIRYTAIGDSLTEGIGDLTNSGGFVPLVANDLQEQYHLNGVQTDNFGKNGDRSDQILKRIKKNEDIQKGLAAADLITLTVGGNDLMKVIKGDVFRLTKDSFKKPLKSYQKEVEKLLTEIRKYNEEAPIYVLGIYNPFYLYFPDITEMQEIVDTWNDGTKEVVTAEKNAYFIPINDLLYKGAGDQVGIVSSEETTTSSSEHDIKNNALYEEDHFHPNNLGYQIMASAVREEMVKTQDKWLKKGSE; encoded by the coding sequence ATGAAATTATTTTTCAAAAAAAATGGAGCAAGCGTGGCACTGCTCATACTCACCATAATTGGTGTATTTTTATTATTGATCGTGGCGGTTCCTAAAGCAAAACCAATCTTAGGAACGGGAGCAAAACAAACCGTAAAAAGTGAAACGAAAGAGGTGATTCGATACACCGCAATTGGGGACTCACTGACAGAAGGAATTGGCGATTTAACAAATTCAGGTGGATTTGTCCCGCTAGTTGCCAATGATTTACAAGAACAGTATCATTTAAACGGTGTTCAAACGGATAACTTTGGGAAAAACGGTGATCGCAGTGATCAAATTCTAAAACGAATCAAAAAAAATGAAGATATTCAAAAAGGTTTGGCAGCAGCAGATCTCATTACCTTAACCGTTGGTGGAAACGATCTAATGAAAGTAATCAAAGGAGATGTCTTCCGCTTAACCAAAGACTCATTTAAAAAACCACTTAAAAGCTATCAGAAAGAAGTGGAAAAGCTCCTTACAGAGATACGTAAATATAATGAAGAAGCCCCAATCTATGTTTTAGGGATCTACAATCCATTCTATCTTTATTTCCCTGATATTACTGAAATGCAGGAAATAGTGGATACTTGGAATGATGGGACAAAGGAAGTCGTTACTGCAGAAAAAAATGCCTATTTTATTCCAATCAATGACTTACTGTATAAAGGAGCAGGGGACCAAGTAGGGATTGTTAGTAGTGAAGAAACGACAACCTCAAGTTCAGAGCATGATATAAAAAATAATGCGCTTTACGAAGAAGACCATTTCCATCCTAATAATTTAGGGTATCAAATTATGGCTAGCGCTGTTCGTGAAGAAATGGTCAAAACCCAAGATAAATGGCTCAAAAAGGGAAGTGAGTGA
- a CDS encoding LapA family protein, giving the protein MKNQWRVVIGLVLVLIVVVFAVLNSQTVPVSFGFAKISGPLILIILGSAIVGALIGLLTSTTTMWKQKKQVKELKKDIETYKNDADKLAQEEVEKVKRTYENQLAELQAKYDAAASQAPISPNVDVEPVGSRVDHFTKTRTSDEDL; this is encoded by the coding sequence ATGAAAAACCAGTGGCGTGTAGTTATCGGTCTGGTGTTAGTTCTGATTGTTGTTGTTTTTGCTGTGTTGAATAGTCAAACTGTTCCAGTCAGCTTTGGCTTTGCAAAAATCTCAGGTCCATTGATTTTGATTATTCTAGGTTCCGCAATTGTTGGTGCGTTGATTGGTCTATTGACTTCGACAACGACAATGTGGAAACAGAAGAAACAAGTAAAAGAATTAAAGAAGGACATTGAAACATATAAAAATGATGCAGATAAACTAGCTCAAGAAGAAGTAGAGAAGGTTAAACGGACCTATGAGAATCAGCTAGCAGAGTTGCAAGCTAAATACGATGCTGCAGCATCTCAAGCGCCAATATCACCAAATGTTGACGTAGAACCTGTTGGTAGTCGGGTTGATCACTTTACTAAAACAAGAACGAGCGACGAAGATTTATAA
- a CDS encoding S41 family peptidase, with amino-acid sequence MKNKQQVPFHQYIISIVCVAFLVGGGSYIYFDYQYKKELADNPARSADLEKIDNLYSEIINNYVGKVDEKKLVDGALKGMTEALEDPYSSYLNEPEADELDQSLAGSFEGIGATMTMTDDLPTVAQAPIEGSPAAKAGMRANDTVLKVDDEETQGKTLSQVVSKIRGKKGTEVRLTIARGEETFELKLTRDTIPIETVKGELDKTDRSIGSIKITSFGENTYQELKNTIKTLRKDGAKSFVIDLRQNPGGLLNQVEQMASMFLEDGKPIIKFEDKNGNTSEEVASSKLDGGFKVTEPTVVLVDEGSASASEIFAAALKESGNKKIIGTKTFGKGTVQTVKNLNDKSEIKLTVLKWLTPNGEWIHEKGLEPTIKADYPDYAYLSPISRDKTLKQGDSSPVVKNVNALLQALDYEVDANSSEFSEQTQTAVSKLQTSTGLPVTGEVDNETAAQIELEIGKKIKENDQAYEAGLKELQKK; translated from the coding sequence ATGAAAAATAAACAACAAGTACCCTTCCATCAATATATTATTTCGATTGTTTGTGTCGCTTTTCTTGTTGGAGGAGGTAGCTATATTTATTTTGACTATCAATATAAAAAGGAACTTGCAGACAATCCGGCTCGAAGTGCTGACTTAGAAAAAATTGATAACTTATACAGTGAAATCATCAATAATTATGTAGGAAAAGTTGATGAAAAAAAATTAGTTGATGGTGCATTGAAAGGGATGACAGAAGCTTTAGAGGATCCTTACTCTAGTTATCTAAATGAACCTGAAGCTGACGAGTTAGATCAAAGCCTTGCAGGCAGCTTTGAGGGAATCGGTGCCACTATGACTATGACAGATGATCTGCCTACAGTAGCTCAAGCACCTATCGAAGGCTCACCAGCAGCTAAGGCTGGAATGAGAGCGAATGATACAGTGCTAAAAGTCGATGATGAAGAAACCCAAGGTAAAACACTTTCTCAAGTAGTCAGCAAAATTCGTGGAAAAAAAGGAACCGAAGTTCGTTTAACGATTGCTCGTGGTGAAGAAACATTTGAATTAAAACTGACACGAGATACAATCCCAATTGAGACAGTCAAAGGAGAACTAGACAAAACAGATCGATCGATAGGTTCAATTAAAATCACTTCTTTTGGTGAAAATACTTACCAGGAACTTAAAAATACGATTAAAACGTTAAGAAAAGATGGCGCAAAATCTTTTGTCATCGACCTACGCCAAAATCCAGGTGGACTTCTTAATCAAGTAGAACAAATGGCCAGTATGTTTCTGGAAGATGGCAAACCAATCATCAAATTTGAAGATAAAAATGGTAATACCAGTGAAGAAGTCGCATCTAGCAAACTAGATGGAGGTTTTAAAGTTACGGAGCCTACTGTTGTTTTAGTAGATGAAGGAAGTGCGAGCGCTTCTGAAATTTTCGCAGCAGCCTTAAAAGAATCAGGGAATAAAAAAATTATTGGAACAAAAACGTTTGGTAAAGGAACCGTTCAAACAGTTAAAAACTTAAATGATAAGAGTGAAATCAAATTAACTGTTCTAAAATGGTTAACGCCAAATGGAGAATGGATCCATGAAAAAGGCCTAGAACCTACTATTAAAGCCGATTATCCTGATTATGCCTATCTATCTCCAATTTCTAGAGATAAAACATTAAAACAAGGTGATTCCTCACCAGTTGTTAAAAACGTCAATGCTTTATTACAAGCACTGGACTATGAAGTTGATGCTAACAGTAGCGAATTTTCAGAGCAAACTCAAACAGCTGTGAGCAAATTGCAGACCAGCACAGGACTTCCTGTTACTGGAGAAGTTGATAACGAAACAGCTGCCCAAATTGAGTTAGAGATAGGCAAAAAAATCAAAGAAAACGACCAGGCATATGAAGCGGGTCTAAAAGAACTTCAAAAAAAATAG
- a CDS encoding YozE family protein, with product MRRSFYHYLMTLRAPKKTAESQFANDASRDIQFPKQSEDYHEISTYLEMNADYLTNMHIFDEMWEKYLENNK from the coding sequence ATGAGAAGAAGTTTTTATCACTACCTAATGACCTTAAGAGCGCCTAAAAAAACGGCGGAAAGCCAATTTGCAAATGACGCGTCAAGAGATATTCAGTTTCCAAAACAATCAGAAGATTATCATGAGATATCTACTTATTTAGAAATGAATGCTGATTATTTGACCAATATGCATATTTTTGATGAGATGTGGGAAAAATACTTAGAAAACAATAAATAA
- a CDS encoding YpmS family protein, producing the protein MKNEPDEKKESTAEKKTSPRRKKIPEVKKTINHWKVAFIVLIGLIIGSAAFVFIRVTQVREPNYTPVPELVEKDGTPVIAIQSKKKQINALIDFYLGDFQKGSDITYKFYLENEAMLNGTFEVLGHPIQFYLYFDPYVMDNGNVQLKAKSLSIGTLGLPMKEILKFVQRDYKLPNWVEVNPDDSTVLLRLDQFRMQNGLFIRAEKINLVDDDIRMNIYLPKDK; encoded by the coding sequence ATGAAAAATGAACCAGATGAAAAAAAGGAATCAACAGCAGAAAAAAAGACAAGCCCAAGAAGAAAAAAAATACCTGAAGTCAAAAAAACAATCAATCACTGGAAAGTGGCTTTTATCGTTTTAATTGGACTGATAATCGGAAGTGCGGCTTTCGTCTTTATAAGAGTTACTCAAGTTAGAGAACCGAACTATACACCTGTCCCTGAGTTAGTCGAAAAAGATGGAACCCCCGTTATTGCCATCCAATCAAAGAAGAAGCAGATAAATGCGTTAATTGATTTTTATCTTGGTGATTTCCAAAAAGGCTCTGATATTACGTATAAATTCTATCTAGAAAATGAAGCAATGTTGAATGGAACCTTTGAAGTTTTAGGTCATCCAATTCAATTTTACCTCTATTTTGATCCGTATGTAATGGACAATGGGAATGTCCAATTAAAAGCAAAAAGCTTGTCAATTGGCACGCTAGGTTTACCAATGAAAGAAATTTTGAAGTTTGTTCAAAGAGATTACAAATTGCCAAACTGGGTAGAAGTAAATCCAGATGACAGTACAGTTCTACTCCGTTTAGACCAATTTAGAATGCAAAATGGTCTATTTATCCGGGCTGAGAAAATAAACTTAGTCGATGATGATATCCGAATGAACATTTATTTGCCTAAAGATAAATAA
- the recJ gene encoding single-stranded-DNA-specific exonuclease RecJ, whose translation MKKAKYTWQLREKTALPEEFSAILTKEQINPLLGQILWHRGIQSQEVLETFLRPTVENLYDPFLMHDMEKTITRIQDAVAQGERILVYGDYDADGITSTTVMKEAIELIGGEVEYFLPNRFIHGYGPNLTVFKEQIENGVQLIITVDNGVAGHEAINYATEQSVDVIVTDHHELPPELPNAFSIIHPKHPQGQYPFGDLAGVGVAFKVATALLGELPAEFLDLVAIGTIADLVSLTDENRVLVKMGLEMIQNGERIGLDILIHLAELKKEAISEENIGFTIAPRLNALGRLGDASSGVELMTTFDEEEAERIATYINNQNDERKEIVATITKEAFELIEPTDPIQIVAKKGWHEGVLGIVAGRIMQDTGKPTIVLTIDESDEIAKGSGRSVSALNLFDALSEIREDFTHFGGHHMAAGMTLPVQNINKVKEHLIHYLERNQIDLSQGQELLIDESLKVDEVTIPFIQQLKILAPFGTDNPVPNFLFEDVSIEQSRQIGADKSHLKFQLSQGGAKLDAIAFQMGNKADEFGQGTTNVAGQLSINEWNGNKKPQLMVSDFSVDGMQLFDFRGKNSRQKEIPIANTLYIYFNSESKKLVDEQTDHWLFSTVDEAVMMIEKTNSQQLVFVDCPDDVGLLKQITQTGKIERVYMLGVSHEEAYLNGTGTREQYAQLYKFVRQQEQVDVRYKLNVVAQHLKIQEKLLIFMIQVFFDLGFVTIENGVLRKVESPENHPLTESKVYQTRLKKIKTEEFLLYSDRETLQQWLWNEEEV comes from the coding sequence GTGAAAAAAGCAAAATATACATGGCAATTACGGGAAAAAACAGCGTTGCCAGAAGAATTTTCAGCTATACTAACAAAAGAGCAGATCAATCCTTTATTAGGTCAAATTTTGTGGCATCGTGGTATTCAGTCTCAAGAAGTCCTGGAAACCTTTTTACGTCCCACAGTAGAAAATCTTTATGACCCTTTTTTGATGCATGATATGGAGAAAACAATAACCAGAATCCAAGATGCTGTGGCCCAAGGCGAAAGAATCTTGGTATATGGAGATTATGATGCTGATGGTATCACAAGCACAACGGTTATGAAAGAAGCTATTGAATTGATAGGTGGGGAAGTAGAGTATTTCTTGCCAAATCGATTTATTCATGGCTATGGACCTAATTTGACTGTGTTTAAAGAACAGATTGAAAATGGTGTTCAATTAATTATTACAGTCGATAATGGCGTGGCAGGTCATGAAGCAATTAATTATGCAACAGAACAGAGCGTCGATGTCATTGTGACCGATCACCACGAATTGCCACCAGAATTACCCAATGCGTTTTCAATTATTCATCCAAAACATCCACAAGGTCAGTATCCTTTTGGAGACTTAGCTGGGGTAGGGGTAGCATTTAAAGTAGCAACAGCTCTGTTAGGAGAATTGCCAGCTGAATTTCTTGATTTAGTTGCGATCGGAACAATTGCCGATTTAGTCTCTCTAACAGATGAAAATAGAGTTCTGGTTAAAATGGGACTAGAAATGATTCAAAACGGTGAAAGAATCGGTTTGGATATCTTAATTCATCTAGCAGAATTAAAAAAAGAGGCAATCAGTGAAGAAAATATTGGTTTTACAATTGCACCGCGTTTGAATGCTTTAGGCAGATTAGGCGATGCCTCTTCCGGAGTTGAATTAATGACAACTTTCGACGAAGAAGAAGCAGAGCGGATCGCAACCTATATCAATAATCAAAATGATGAGCGTAAAGAAATTGTCGCTACAATCACAAAAGAAGCTTTTGAGCTGATTGAACCAACAGATCCCATTCAGATTGTTGCAAAAAAAGGTTGGCATGAAGGTGTTTTAGGTATTGTTGCTGGCAGAATTATGCAAGATACTGGAAAACCGACGATCGTGTTAACGATTGACGAATCAGATGAAATTGCTAAAGGATCAGGGCGTAGCGTCTCAGCACTGAACTTATTTGATGCTTTAAGCGAAATTCGTGAAGACTTCACTCATTTTGGTGGTCATCATATGGCTGCTGGAATGACATTACCTGTTCAGAATATCAACAAAGTAAAAGAACATTTAATTCATTATCTTGAAAGAAATCAGATCGATCTTTCACAAGGACAAGAACTATTGATCGATGAGTCTTTAAAAGTCGATGAAGTGACAATTCCTTTCATCCAACAATTAAAAATTCTCGCGCCATTTGGGACAGACAATCCAGTTCCAAATTTCTTGTTTGAAGATGTTTCAATCGAACAAAGTCGTCAAATCGGGGCTGATAAAAGCCATCTTAAGTTCCAGCTAAGTCAAGGTGGAGCTAAATTAGATGCAATTGCGTTTCAAATGGGCAATAAGGCAGATGAATTTGGTCAAGGCACAACGAATGTTGCAGGACAATTATCGATCAATGAGTGGAATGGGAATAAAAAACCGCAATTAATGGTCAGTGATTTTTCAGTAGATGGTATGCAGCTTTTTGACTTTAGAGGGAAAAATAGTCGGCAAAAAGAAATACCTATTGCTAATACACTCTATATTTATTTTAATTCCGAGAGTAAAAAACTAGTTGACGAGCAAACGGATCATTGGTTGTTTAGCACTGTTGATGAAGCTGTCATGATGATTGAAAAAACTAATAGTCAACAATTAGTTTTTGTCGATTGTCCCGACGATGTTGGGTTGTTAAAACAAATCACCCAAACAGGGAAAATCGAGCGTGTTTACATGTTAGGTGTTTCTCATGAAGAAGCCTATCTAAATGGGACAGGCACTAGAGAACAATATGCTCAACTTTATAAATTTGTCAGACAACAAGAACAAGTAGATGTTCGTTACAAGCTGAATGTTGTAGCACAACACTTAAAAATTCAAGAAAAGCTATTAATTTTTATGATTCAGGTGTTTTTTGACTTAGGATTTGTTACAATAGAAAACGGTGTTTTAAGAAAAGTTGAAAGTCCTGAAAATCATCCATTGACGGAAAGTAAGGTCTATCAAACTCGCTTAAAAAAAATCAAAACAGAAGAGTTTTTGCTATACAGCGATCGTGAGACATTACAACAGTGGCTGTGGAACGAGGAGGAAGTATAA
- a CDS encoding DegV family protein: MTNVKIVTDSSCTMLKSIRDDLDIQMMPLSVMIDGVVYADDDHLEGEHFMELMSTAKALPKTSQPPIGEFVELYDRLGADGSEVVSIHMTKGLSGTVEAARQAGNLSSANVTVIDSDFTDQGLSFQVIQAAKLAKNGAGVPEILAEINHVKENTKLFIGISTLDNLVKGGRISRATGLLSSIFNMKVVMDFDQTELIPVAKGRGMKTFNKWFDELKSELSSLSNVRQIGISHADGLELANSFKEGLQALFPDMDIPVLHTNPVIATHTGKGAFAIMYYTD; encoded by the coding sequence ATGACAAATGTTAAAATTGTGACTGATTCTTCTTGCACAATGCTGAAAAGTATACGCGATGATTTAGATATTCAGATGATGCCTTTATCTGTAATGATCGATGGCGTAGTTTACGCAGATGACGATCATTTAGAAGGCGAACATTTTATGGAATTAATGAGTACGGCTAAAGCTTTGCCAAAAACGAGTCAACCACCAATTGGTGAGTTTGTAGAGCTGTATGACCGTTTAGGCGCTGATGGCAGTGAAGTTGTCTCGATTCATATGACAAAAGGCTTGAGCGGCACTGTAGAAGCTGCTAGACAAGCTGGGAATCTTAGCTCTGCTAACGTTACAGTGATTGACAGTGACTTCACGGATCAAGGATTATCATTCCAAGTGATTCAAGCGGCTAAACTTGCTAAAAACGGGGCTGGTGTTCCAGAAATTTTAGCAGAAATCAATCATGTCAAAGAAAACACCAAGCTTTTCATCGGTATATCTACATTGGATAATCTAGTTAAAGGTGGCCGAATCAGTCGTGCAACCGGTCTTTTATCCAGTATTTTTAATATGAAAGTTGTAATGGATTTTGATCAAACAGAACTGATTCCAGTAGCCAAAGGTAGAGGGATGAAAACCTTTAATAAATGGTTTGATGAGTTGAAAAGTGAATTGAGTAGCTTATCAAATGTACGTCAAATTGGGATTTCTCATGCAGATGGACTAGAGCTGGCAAACAGTTTTAAAGAAGGGCTGCAAGCACTATTTCCTGATATGGATATTCCTGTATTGCATACAAATCCTGTAATTGCGACTCATACAGGTAAAGGTGCTTTTGCTATCATGTACTATACAGACTAA